From one Rhizobium rosettiformans genomic stretch:
- a CDS encoding DUF1178 family protein gives MIRYSLCCEKAHEFEGWFSESAEFDRQKASGYLTCPVCGSAEVGKVLMAPAVSTARQKEETQALAVSEVQKQAFVKLKEAIREIRASSEDVGEKFPEEARKIHYGEAEARGIIGQASPVEVKSLIEEGIEIAPLPVLPDDVN, from the coding sequence TTGATCCGCTATTCGCTGTGCTGCGAGAAGGCGCATGAATTCGAGGGCTGGTTCTCGGAGAGTGCCGAATTCGACCGGCAGAAGGCTTCGGGTTACCTGACTTGCCCCGTCTGCGGATCGGCCGAGGTGGGCAAGGTGCTGATGGCACCGGCAGTCTCGACGGCGCGTCAGAAGGAAGAGACCCAGGCACTGGCCGTCTCCGAGGTGCAGAAACAGGCCTTCGTCAAGCTCAAGGAAGCGATCCGGGAGATCCGCGCGAGCAGTGAGGATGTCGGTGAGAAGTTTCCCGAGGAAGCCCGCAAGATCCACTATGGCGAGGCGGAAGCACGCGGGATCATCGGCCAGGCCTCGCCCGTGGAGGTCAAATCGCTGATCGAGGAAGGCATCGAGATCGCGCCGCTGCCGGTCCTGCCTGATGACGTGAATTGA
- a CDS encoding carbon-nitrogen hydrolase family protein, which translates to MVFKAAAVQMCSGVDPEKNAESMARLVREAARRGAIYVQTPEMTGAVQKDRAGLAAVLRDEETDLIVKKASELAKELGIHLHVGSTAIKLADGKIANRAFLFGPDGKKITSYDKIHMFDVDLDNGESWRESAVYRPGERAVVADLPFAKLGFGVCYDVRFPHLFRAEAMAGAQILTTPAAFTKQTGEAHWEILLRARAIENGAYVISAAQAGVHEDGRETFGHSMIVGPWGKVLASAGGTGEDVVVAEIDLEAVKACRAKIPNLKNGRDFALDIAPVLAKGGVTV; encoded by the coding sequence ATGGTATTCAAGGCTGCCGCCGTCCAGATGTGCTCCGGGGTCGATCCGGAGAAGAATGCCGAAAGCATGGCACGGCTCGTGCGCGAGGCCGCCCGGCGCGGGGCGATCTATGTCCAGACGCCGGAGATGACGGGCGCGGTGCAGAAGGATCGGGCCGGTCTTGCCGCCGTGTTGCGCGACGAAGAAACCGATCTCATTGTCAAAAAGGCGTCTGAGCTTGCCAAGGAGCTCGGCATCCATCTGCATGTCGGCTCGACTGCCATCAAGCTTGCCGATGGCAAGATCGCCAACCGGGCTTTCCTGTTCGGGCCTGATGGCAAGAAGATCACGTCCTATGACAAGATCCACATGTTCGACGTCGATCTCGACAATGGCGAGAGCTGGCGCGAAAGCGCGGTCTATCGTCCGGGCGAGCGGGCGGTCGTCGCCGATCTGCCCTTCGCCAAGCTCGGCTTCGGCGTTTGCTACGACGTACGTTTCCCGCATCTCTTCCGGGCGGAAGCCATGGCGGGGGCGCAGATCCTCACGACGCCGGCCGCCTTTACCAAGCAGACCGGCGAGGCGCATTGGGAGATCCTGCTTCGAGCCCGCGCGATCGAGAACGGTGCCTATGTCATCTCGGCCGCCCAGGCAGGCGTGCATGAAGACGGGCGCGAGACCTTCGGTCATTCGATGATCGTCGGGCCCTGGGGCAAGGTGCTGGCGTCTGCCGGCGGCACGGGCGAGGACGTGGTCGTCGCCGAGATCGACCTCGAAGCCGTGAAGGCCTGCCGGGCGAAGATCCCGAACCTGAAGAACGGTCGCGACTTTGCGCTCGACATCGCGCCTGTGCTTGCCAAGGGAGGCGTCACAGTTTGA
- the grxC gene encoding glutaredoxin 3: MADVTIYTRQFCGYCASAKALLDKKGVGYVEHDATGKPDLREEMIAKSGRNTFPQIFIGSQHVGGCDDLHALDRAGKLDPLLAK, from the coding sequence ATGGCTGACGTCACGATCTACACACGGCAATTCTGCGGCTACTGTGCCAGCGCCAAGGCGCTGCTCGACAAGAAGGGCGTCGGCTATGTCGAGCATGACGCGACAGGCAAGCCGGATCTGCGTGAGGAAATGATCGCCAAGTCCGGCCGCAATACCTTTCCGCAGATCTTCATCGGCAGCCAGCATGTCGGCGGCTGCGACGATCTGCATGCGCTCGACCGGGCCGGCAAGCTCGACCCACTTCTCGCAAAGTAA
- a CDS encoding ComF family protein: MWAHLVQKSASVSRHHAGSALRGLFHLIYPPACAHCHVRVASHHALCAACWGDMRLIDKPYCPVLGLPFAHDPGEGMVSPQAIAQPPVFDRLRSVALHEGVARHLVHDLKYRDRVDLAPMMAGWMLRAASVEIGACDAIVCVPLHRMRIFRRMFNQSAELARHVAWQSGKPFLADVLVRRKRTQQQVGLTANQRSLNVRGAFEVPEARQDLVFGKRLVLVDDVYTTGATVSAATTALKKAGAQDVTVLTFARALAGPI, from the coding sequence ATGTGGGCTCATTTAGTGCAGAAAAGCGCATCCGTCAGCCGGCATCATGCCGGATCGGCACTGCGCGGGCTGTTTCATCTCATCTATCCACCGGCCTGTGCCCATTGCCATGTCCGTGTGGCCAGCCATCATGCGCTCTGTGCCGCGTGCTGGGGCGACATGCGGCTGATCGACAAGCCCTATTGTCCGGTTCTCGGCCTGCCCTTTGCTCATGATCCAGGCGAGGGGATGGTTTCGCCGCAGGCGATCGCCCAACCGCCCGTCTTCGATCGCCTGCGTTCGGTCGCGCTGCACGAGGGGGTGGCGCGGCATCTGGTTCATGATCTCAAGTATCGTGACCGGGTGGATCTGGCGCCGATGATGGCCGGCTGGATGCTGCGGGCGGCCTCGGTGGAAATTGGCGCCTGCGATGCCATCGTCTGCGTGCCACTGCACCGGATGCGGATATTTCGGCGCATGTTCAACCAATCGGCGGAACTGGCGCGGCATGTGGCGTGGCAATCGGGCAAACCGTTTCTCGCGGACGTGCTTGTGCGGCGCAAGCGCACGCAACAACAGGTCGGCCTGACGGCGAACCAGCGTTCGCTCAACGTGCGTGGTGCCTTCGAGGTGCCGGAAGCACGACAGGATCTCGTCTTCGGCAAGCGTCTGGTGCTGGTTGACGATGTCTATACGACGGGGGCGACGGTCAGTGCGGCGACGACTGCCCTGAAAAAGGCAGGCGCTCAGGATGTCACTGTTTTGACCTTTGCAAGGGCACTCGCCGGGCCTATATGA
- a CDS encoding methyltransferase domain-containing protein: protein MNALFDEALIARNRARALARNAAGSDFLLELTARELADRLAIVQRSFDDAVELFGGTGLTARAALATGKIGTLRRIETDANFGDAENPVAVSGYESVPLEPQSVNLILSPLSLHLTNDTPGMLIQMRRALKPDGLLLAAIPGSGTLSELREVLLAAETEIYRGASPRVIPFADIRDIGSLLQRAGFALPVVDEESFTVRYDHIFALMRDLKAMGMANPLLGRSRRPVSRRFFLRAAELYAERFADPDGRIRATFSIVFLSGWAPHESQQKPLKPGSAKMRLADALDPVRRPDQP, encoded by the coding sequence ATGAACGCGCTTTTCGACGAAGCCCTGATCGCCCGCAACCGTGCGCGTGCGCTGGCCCGCAACGCAGCCGGCAGCGATTTCCTGCTGGAGCTGACCGCCCGCGAACTCGCCGACCGCTTGGCCATCGTCCAGCGCAGCTTCGACGATGCCGTAGAACTCTTCGGCGGAACCGGGCTCACCGCCAGGGCTGCGCTCGCGACCGGCAAGATCGGTACGCTGCGGCGGATCGAAACCGATGCGAATTTCGGTGATGCCGAAAACCCGGTCGCCGTCTCCGGTTACGAAAGCGTGCCACTCGAACCGCAATCGGTAAACCTCATTCTCTCGCCGCTCTCGCTGCATCTGACCAATGACACGCCCGGCATGCTGATCCAGATGCGCCGTGCGCTGAAACCCGACGGCCTGCTGCTTGCTGCCATCCCTGGTTCAGGAACGCTTTCCGAATTGCGCGAGGTTCTACTGGCAGCCGAAACGGAGATCTATAGAGGTGCAAGCCCCCGCGTCATCCCCTTCGCCGACATCAGGGACATTGGCTCGCTCTTGCAGCGCGCGGGGTTTGCCCTTCCCGTCGTCGACGAGGAAAGCTTCACCGTCCGCTATGATCACATCTTCGCGCTGATGCGGGATCTCAAGGCCATGGGCATGGCAAATCCACTGCTGGGACGCAGCCGTCGCCCCGTCTCCCGCAGGTTTTTCCTCCGGGCAGCGGAACTCTATGCCGAACGCTTCGCTGATCCGGATGGCCGCATCCGCGCCACCTTCTCGATCGTCTTCCTGTCGGGATGGGCCCCGCATGAGAGCCAGCAGAAACCGCTGAAGCCCGGTTCTGCAAAGATGCGCCTCGCCGACGCACTTGATCCAGTGCGACGCCCCGACCAGCCCTGA
- a CDS encoding Flp family type IVb pilin produces MRLLRQLMSDLRGATAVEYGLIAAIISVALLSGYSAFTGSLLSTFNTVETHITEANN; encoded by the coding sequence ATGCGTCTTTTACGCCAGTTGATGTCTGACCTTCGTGGCGCGACCGCCGTCGAATACGGTCTGATCGCCGCGATTATCAGCGTCGCGCTGCTTTCCGGTTACAGCGCGTTCACGGGCTCGCTGCTCAGCACGTTCAACACTGTGGAAACCCACATCACCGAAGCCAATAACTGA
- the mutT gene encoding 8-oxo-dGTP diphosphatase MutT has product MSDVKKPILLVAACALVDTDNRILLAQRPEGKSLAGLWEFPGGKVEAGETPEETLVRELEEELGIKTKVACLAPLTFASHTYETFHLLMPLYICRRYEGIPQGREGQAIKWVKAKALREYPMPPADEPLIPVLQDLL; this is encoded by the coding sequence ATGAGCGATGTGAAGAAGCCCATCCTGCTGGTCGCGGCCTGTGCACTCGTCGATACCGACAATCGCATCCTGCTTGCCCAGCGTCCCGAGGGAAAGTCTCTGGCGGGCCTCTGGGAATTTCCAGGCGGCAAGGTCGAGGCCGGGGAAACGCCGGAGGAGACCCTGGTGCGAGAACTCGAGGAAGAGCTCGGGATCAAGACCAAGGTGGCCTGCCTTGCACCGCTCACCTTTGCGAGCCACACCTACGAGACGTTTCACCTGTTGATGCCGCTCTATATCTGCCGCCGCTACGAGGGCATTCCGCAGGGGCGGGAAGGGCAGGCGATCAAGTGGGTCAAGGCCAAGGCGCTTCGTGAGTATCCGATGCCGCCGGCGGACGAGCCGCTCATTCCGGTTCTCCAGGATCTTCTCTGA
- a CDS encoding GNAT family N-acetyltransferase has protein sequence MAIIGADARMHAMVSDPNLPLVRRLEAVGFRAWPASSVVYDGSWQVRLTGGHPGKRLNCVVPLDPSDSRDIALRIEKAGKRFEAHGRPLLVRQTPLSPKPLIDFLASNGWECFEEVVTMTADLGRMTFPDTLDHLPTQDVGRYVDADIVVHGSDPGLKAALAEILGNIKPASGLFVIEASVKGPLAAALCVQDNDLAGIMSLAVRPDHRRQGLGIEILSSALRWARMRGARTAWLQVVADNTEAMALYTKMGFEEAYRYAYWRKASA, from the coding sequence ATGGCGATTATCGGAGCTGATGCCCGAATGCATGCAATGGTAAGTGATCCCAATCTGCCGCTCGTTCGGCGCCTCGAAGCGGTCGGTTTCAGGGCCTGGCCGGCAAGCAGCGTGGTGTACGACGGAAGCTGGCAGGTGCGTCTGACCGGGGGACATCCCGGCAAGCGGTTGAATTGCGTCGTGCCGCTCGATCCCTCCGATAGCCGCGACATCGCGCTGCGGATCGAAAAGGCGGGCAAGCGTTTCGAGGCGCATGGGCGACCGCTTCTGGTGCGGCAGACCCCTCTTTCGCCGAAGCCTCTGATCGACTTTCTGGCCTCTAATGGCTGGGAATGCTTCGAGGAGGTCGTCACCATGACGGCCGATCTCGGGCGCATGACTTTTCCCGATACGCTGGACCATCTGCCGACCCAGGATGTCGGTCGTTATGTCGATGCCGATATCGTGGTGCATGGCAGCGATCCGGGTTTGAAGGCGGCGCTGGCGGAGATCCTCGGAAACATCAAGCCGGCGTCTGGCCTCTTCGTCATCGAGGCCTCCGTCAAGGGGCCGCTGGCAGCAGCTCTCTGCGTGCAGGACAATGATCTTGCAGGCATCATGTCGCTCGCTGTCCGTCCCGATCACCGTCGACAGGGGCTCGGCATCGAGATCCTGAGTTCGGCGCTGCGCTGGGCCCGGATGCGCGGCGCCCGCACCGCCTGGTTGCAGGTGGTTGCCGACAACACGGAAGCGATGGCGCTCTACACGAAGATGGGCTTCGAGGAGGCCTATCGCTATGCCTATTGGCGGAAGGCTTCCGCATGA
- the argJ gene encoding bifunctional glutamate N-acetyltransferase/amino-acid acetyltransferase ArgJ, which produces MSSSISPLAPKTYAEMPQIRGVRMATAAAGIKYKNRTDVLLVAFDEPASVAGVFTKSKCPSAPVDFCRQNLAHGVARGVVVNSGNANAFTGVKGRAATELTAKSAAAALGCGENEIYLASTGVIGEPLDATKFSGVLDQMAKDATGDFWFEAAKAIMTTDTYPKVATRSAVIDGVTVTINGIAKGAGMIAPDMATMLSFVVTDADIAPVALQGLLSEGVEPSFNSITVDSDTSTSDTLMLFATGAASADGQAKIEGADDARLCDFRAALNDLLKDLALQVVRDGEGARKMVEITVKGAENDLAAKKIAMSIANSPLVKTAVAGEDANWGRIVMAVGKSGEMADRDRLAIWFGDVRVAVNGERDPAYSEEATTAVMEREDIPVTVDIGLGSGTATVWTCDLTKEYVAINGDYRS; this is translated from the coding sequence ATGTCTTCCAGCATTTCTCCCCTCGCTCCGAAAACCTATGCCGAAATGCCCCAGATCCGCGGTGTGCGGATGGCGACCGCGGCTGCGGGCATCAAGTACAAGAACCGCACCGATGTGCTGTTGGTGGCCTTTGATGAGCCGGCTTCGGTGGCGGGTGTCTTCACCAAGTCGAAGTGCCCATCGGCCCCGGTCGATTTCTGCCGGCAGAATCTGGCGCATGGCGTGGCGCGCGGCGTCGTCGTCAATTCGGGTAATGCCAATGCCTTTACCGGCGTGAAGGGGAGGGCCGCGACCGAGCTTACGGCGAAATCGGCAGCGGCGGCGCTGGGCTGCGGGGAGAACGAGATCTATCTCGCCTCGACGGGTGTCATCGGCGAACCGCTGGATGCGACCAAGTTCTCCGGCGTGCTCGACCAGATGGCGAAAGATGCAACCGGTGACTTCTGGTTCGAGGCAGCCAAGGCTATCATGACCACGGATACCTATCCGAAGGTCGCGACGCGCAGCGCTGTGATCGATGGCGTGACCGTCACCATCAACGGCATTGCCAAGGGTGCCGGCATGATCGCGCCTGACATGGCGACCATGCTCTCCTTCGTGGTCACGGATGCGGATATCGCGCCCGTAGCCCTTCAGGGGCTTCTGTCTGAAGGCGTCGAGCCGAGCTTCAATTCCATCACCGTGGACAGCGATACATCGACCTCGGATACGCTGATGCTGTTCGCGACCGGTGCCGCATCGGCCGATGGCCAGGCGAAGATCGAGGGGGCAGATGATGCCCGTCTCTGCGACTTCCGGGCGGCGCTGAACGATCTGCTCAAGGATCTGGCGCTGCAGGTCGTGCGCGACGGTGAAGGTGCGCGCAAGATGGTGGAGATCACCGTCAAGGGTGCCGAAAACGATCTCGCAGCGAAGAAGATCGCGATGTCGATCGCCAATTCGCCGCTGGTGAAGACTGCCGTTGCCGGCGAAGATGCCAATTGGGGCCGTATCGTCATGGCTGTCGGCAAGTCCGGCGAGATGGCCGATCGCGATCGGCTGGCAATCTGGTTCGGCGATGTGCGCGTAGCCGTGAATGGCGAGCGCGATCCGGCCTATTCGGAAGAGGCGACCACCGCCGTGATGGAGCGCGAGGATATCCCCGTGACCGTCGACATCGGTCTCGGGTCGGGCACGGCGACGGTCTGGACCTGTGATCTGACAAAGGAATATGTCGCCATCAATGGCGATTATCGGAGCTGA
- a CDS encoding peptidylprolyl isomerase, with amino-acid sequence MLRLNKIVLAACVSLSALTGAAFAQDATVVAKVGDLEITQSELDLAVANLDPQLSQLPDEQKKVAALSGAIDVKLLAANATAEGLQDDPEYKRRMAFIAERELHNAFFKKNVVDAVTEDEVKARYDQEVAALPKQEEVRARHILVKTEEEAKQIITDLDAGKDFIEIAKEKSTDPNKTEGGDLGYFTKGRMVPEFEEVAFALEKGTYTKTPVQTQFGFHVILVEDKRDAPPPAFEAVEQQVRQLVMRDKYLELIEKAKTEQTIEIVDEALRKGYEEANKAEQQ; translated from the coding sequence ATGCTTCGCCTCAATAAAATCGTGCTTGCCGCCTGCGTTTCCCTCTCGGCCCTCACCGGTGCGGCTTTCGCTCAGGACGCCACTGTCGTCGCAAAGGTCGGCGATCTCGAGATCACCCAGTCCGAACTCGACCTGGCGGTCGCCAACCTCGATCCGCAGCTGTCGCAGCTTCCCGACGAGCAGAAGAAGGTCGCAGCCCTTTCCGGCGCCATCGACGTCAAGCTGCTCGCGGCAAACGCGACGGCGGAAGGTCTGCAGGACGATCCGGAATACAAGCGCCGCATGGCCTTTATCGCCGAGCGCGAACTGCACAACGCTTTCTTCAAGAAGAACGTCGTTGATGCCGTGACCGAAGACGAAGTGAAGGCGCGCTACGACCAGGAGGTTGCAGCGCTTCCGAAGCAGGAAGAAGTGCGCGCCCGCCACATCCTGGTGAAGACCGAGGAAGAGGCGAAGCAGATCATCACCGATCTCGATGCCGGCAAGGACTTCATCGAAATCGCCAAGGAAAAGTCGACCGACCCGAACAAAACGGAAGGTGGCGACCTCGGCTATTTCACGAAGGGCCGCATGGTCCCCGAGTTTGAAGAGGTGGCTTTCGCGCTCGAAAAGGGCACCTACACGAAGACCCCGGTTCAGACCCAGTTCGGCTTCCACGTTATCCTTGTCGAAGACAAGCGTGATGCTCCGCCGCCGGCCTTCGAAGCCGTCGAGCAGCAGGTTCGCCAGCTCGTGATGCGCGACAAGTATCTCGAGCTGATCGAAAAGGCGAAGACCGAGCAGACGATCGAGATCGTCGACGAAGCCCTGCGCAAGGGCTACGAAGAAGCCAACAAGGCAGAGCAGCAGTAA
- the secA gene encoding preprotein translocase subunit SecA encodes MVSLGGLARKIFGSSNERRVKSYNPRVAQIAALEEKVKALTDEQLAAKTGEFRAELAAGKTLDDILVPAFAVAREGARRALGMRPFDVQLIGGMILNDNSIAEMKTGEGKTLVATLAVYLNALAGKGVHVVTVNDYLARRDAATMAKMYSFLGMTTGVIVHGMSDDERRAAYACDITYATNNELGFDYLRDNMKYERGQMVQRGHNFAIVDEVDSILVDEARTPLIISGPLDDRSDLYNTIDAFIPMLSEEDYEIDEKQRAANFSEVGTEKLENLLREAGLLKGESLYDVENVAIVHHINNALKAHKLFQRDKDYIVRNGEIVIIDEFTGRMMPGRRYSEGQHQALEAKEKVQIQPENQTLASITFQNYFRMYKKLAGMTGTAATEAEEFSNIYGLDVLEVPTNLPIKRIDEDDEVYRTVEEKFKAIIEEIKAANERNQPVLVGTTSIEKSELLANMLSQSGFKDFKVLNARYHEQEAYIVSQAGVPGAVTIATNMAGRGTDIQLGGNLDMRLDHELADMEPGAERDARAEAIKAEIAALKQKALEAGGLYVIATERHESRRIDNQLRGRSGRQGDPGRSKFYLSLQDDLMRIFGSDRMDSMLQKLGLKDGEAIVHPWINKALERAQKKVEARNFDIRKNLLKYDDVINDQRKVIFEQRIELMDATDVSTTVTDMRHEVIETMVAIHVPPNAYAEQWDVAGLKQKVATTLNLDLPIDAWAAEEGIAEDDIYNRIMEAADKAYADKAERFGAELMTYVERSVVLQTIDNLWREHIVNLDHLRSVVGFRGYAQRDPLQEYKAEAFELFQALLANLRDAVTMQMSRVELVRDPPPAPTPPPMQAHHIDATTGEDDVGEGSAVPAGDRDPQDPKSWGTVGRNEPCPCGSGKKYKHCHGALEA; translated from the coding sequence ATGGTCAGTCTTGGTGGACTTGCGCGCAAAATCTTTGGCTCGTCGAACGAGCGCCGCGTGAAATCCTATAACCCTCGAGTAGCTCAGATCGCAGCCCTCGAGGAGAAGGTTAAGGCGCTGACCGACGAACAGCTCGCCGCCAAGACCGGCGAGTTCCGGGCAGAACTGGCCGCCGGCAAGACACTGGACGATATCCTGGTACCCGCCTTTGCCGTCGCCCGCGAAGGTGCCCGCCGTGCACTCGGCATGCGTCCCTTCGACGTTCAGCTGATCGGCGGCATGATCCTCAACGACAATTCCATTGCCGAAATGAAGACCGGCGAAGGCAAGACGCTGGTTGCGACGCTCGCCGTCTATCTGAACGCACTCGCCGGCAAGGGCGTGCATGTCGTGACCGTCAACGACTACCTCGCTCGCCGTGACGCAGCCACCATGGCGAAGATGTACAGCTTCCTCGGCATGACCACAGGCGTCATCGTCCACGGCATGTCCGACGACGAGCGCCGTGCGGCCTATGCCTGCGACATCACCTATGCGACGAATAACGAGCTCGGCTTCGACTATCTGCGCGACAACATGAAGTATGAGCGCGGCCAGATGGTGCAGCGCGGCCACAACTTCGCGATCGTCGACGAAGTGGACTCGATCCTCGTCGACGAAGCCCGCACGCCTCTGATCATTTCCGGCCCGCTCGACGACCGCTCGGACCTTTACAACACGATCGACGCCTTCATCCCGATGCTGTCGGAGGAAGACTACGAGATCGACGAGAAGCAGCGCGCGGCCAACTTCTCGGAAGTCGGCACCGAAAAGCTCGAAAACCTGCTGCGTGAAGCAGGTCTCCTGAAGGGCGAGAGCCTCTACGACGTCGAAAACGTCGCGATCGTTCACCACATCAACAACGCGCTGAAGGCCCACAAGCTCTTCCAGCGCGACAAGGACTACATCGTCCGCAACGGCGAAATCGTCATCATCGATGAGTTCACCGGCCGCATGATGCCGGGCCGCCGTTACTCGGAAGGCCAGCACCAGGCGCTCGAAGCCAAGGAAAAGGTGCAGATCCAGCCCGAGAACCAGACGCTCGCCTCGATCACCTTCCAGAACTATTTCCGCATGTACAAGAAGCTCGCCGGCATGACCGGTACGGCAGCAACGGAAGCGGAAGAGTTCTCCAACATCTACGGTCTCGACGTCTTGGAAGTCCCGACCAACCTGCCGATCAAGCGTATCGACGAGGATGACGAGGTCTACCGGACCGTCGAGGAAAAGTTCAAGGCAATCATTGAAGAGATCAAGGCCGCGAACGAGCGCAACCAGCCGGTTCTCGTCGGCACCACCTCGATCGAAAAGTCCGAACTGCTCGCCAACATGCTGAGCCAGTCCGGTTTCAAGGACTTCAAGGTTCTGAACGCCCGCTATCACGAGCAGGAAGCCTATATCGTCTCGCAGGCCGGCGTCCCCGGTGCCGTCACGATCGCCACCAACATGGCCGGCCGCGGTACCGACATCCAGCTCGGCGGCAACCTCGACATGCGCCTCGACCACGAACTGGCCGACATGGAGCCGGGTGCGGAGCGCGACGCCAGGGCCGAAGCCATCAAGGCAGAAATCGCCGCCCTCAAGCAGAAGGCGTTGGAAGCCGGCGGCCTCTACGTCATCGCCACCGAGCGCCATGAAAGCCGCCGTATCGACAACCAGCTGCGCGGCCGTTCCGGCCGCCAGGGCGACCCGGGCCGCTCGAAGTTCTACCTGTCGCTCCAGGACGACCTGATGCGCATCTTCGGCTCCGACCGCATGGACAGCATGCTGCAGAAGCTCGGCCTGAAGGATGGTGAAGCGATCGTCCATCCCTGGATCAACAAAGCGCTCGAACGCGCGCAGAAGAAGGTCGAAGCCCGCAACTTCGACATCCGCAAGAACCTTCTGAAATATGACGACGTCATCAACGACCAGCGCAAGGTGATCTTCGAGCAGCGCATCGAGCTGATGGACGCGACCGATGTCTCCACGACTGTCACCGACATGCGCCATGAAGTCATTGAGACCATGGTTGCCATTCACGTCCCGCCGAACGCCTATGCCGAACAGTGGGATGTCGCCGGCCTCAAGCAGAAGGTCGCGACCACCCTCAACCTTGACCTGCCGATCGATGCCTGGGCCGCCGAGGAAGGCATTGCCGAGGACGACATCTACAACCGCATCATGGAAGCCGCCGACAAGGCCTATGCCGACAAGGCAGAGCGCTTCGGCGCCGAGCTGATGACCTATGTCGAACGCTCCGTCGTGCTGCAGACCATCGACAACCTGTGGCGCGAGCACATCGTCAATCTCGACCACCTGCGCTCGGTCGTCGGCTTCCGCGGCTACGCCCAGCGCGACCCGCTGCAGGAGTACAAGGCCGAAGCCTTCGAGCTCTTCCAGGCCCTGCTTGCCAACCTGCGCGATGCCGTGACAATGCAGATGTCGCGCGTCGAGCTGGTCCGCGATCCGCCGCCGGCGCCGACCCCGCCGCCGATGCAGGCCCACCACATCGACGCCACCACCGGCGAGGACGATGTCGGCGAAGGGTCGGCCGTTCCTGCCGGCGATCGCGATCCCCAGGATCCGAAGAGCTGGGGCACGGTCGGCCGCAACGAGCCCTGCCCCTGCGGCTCCGGCAAGAAGTACAAACACTGCCACGGCGCGCTCGAAGCGTGA
- a CDS encoding acyltransferase family protein, with protein MSAVTAREHQWDWLRAFLMLLGIPYHAAMAYNARVLWDIQSPEKSEILTFLSGVLVTFRMPAFFIVAGYFAAMMLERRKPASWLRGRIIRLGIPFLTGLVLLAPIQIAVIDLESALLGRSSMTVALDQVGRDLVHPGANWIMHLWFLPALLAYSGLLVLLMAGRRFARLDHVIDRTEAICRARPRLALLSLVLATAAWEMMIHLSHQDMLARPGALPYLLAHGIDPYLRYLPFFLIGAVLRPSPDIRQALVWTKGYGLPAFGITAAILAAALRGAEAGTSGIAYNAFDGVAAILLSLILIGIAERFSNRPDPRIDRIVDASFSIYLLHHPIIYALAALFILMQWPPVVEFLLICLATFALSYGIHRLIRRSPLALFLFNGVRPALNPGNTDRPDRRLPTLR; from the coding sequence ATGTCGGCTGTGACAGCGCGGGAGCACCAGTGGGATTGGCTGCGCGCCTTCCTGATGCTCCTCGGCATCCCCTACCACGCCGCCATGGCCTACAACGCCCGCGTCCTCTGGGACATTCAATCGCCCGAAAAGAGCGAGATCCTGACCTTCCTGAGCGGCGTGCTCGTCACCTTCCGCATGCCCGCCTTCTTCATCGTGGCCGGATACTTCGCGGCCATGATGCTGGAGAGACGCAAGCCCGCATCCTGGCTTCGCGGCCGGATCATCCGCCTCGGCATCCCCTTCCTTACCGGGCTGGTCCTGCTCGCCCCGATCCAGATTGCCGTGATCGACCTCGAAAGCGCGCTTCTCGGCAGAAGCTCTATGACCGTGGCGCTCGATCAGGTAGGCCGGGATCTCGTCCATCCCGGCGCCAACTGGATCATGCATCTCTGGTTCCTGCCGGCGCTCCTCGCCTATAGCGGGCTCTTGGTGCTGCTCATGGCCGGACGCCGTTTTGCACGATTGGATCACGTCATCGACCGCACCGAGGCGATCTGCCGGGCGCGCCCAAGGCTGGCGCTACTGTCTCTGGTCCTCGCGACGGCAGCATGGGAGATGATGATCCACCTCTCGCATCAGGACATGCTGGCGCGACCGGGTGCCCTTCCCTATCTCCTCGCCCACGGCATCGATCCCTATCTACGCTACCTGCCCTTCTTCCTGATCGGCGCCGTCCTCAGGCCATCGCCGGATATCCGCCAGGCCCTCGTCTGGACGAAGGGCTACGGCCTTCCGGCATTCGGCATCACCGCCGCGATCCTTGCCGCAGCACTGCGCGGGGCAGAAGCCGGCACTTCGGGCATCGCCTACAACGCGTTCGACGGCGTGGCTGCAATCCTCCTGAGCCTCATTCTCATCGGCATCGCCGAACGCTTCTCGAACCGACCGGATCCTCGCATCGACCGCATCGTCGATGCCTCCTTCAGTATCTACCTGCTGCACCATCCCATCATCTACGCGCTTGCGGCGCTCTTCATCCTGATGCAGTGGCCGCCGGTCGTGGAGTTCCTCCTGATCTGCCTCGCAACCTTCGCCTTGTCCTATGGCATCCACCGGCTGATCCGGCGCTCGCCCCTGGCGCTTTTCCTCTTCAACGGCGTGCGACCCGCCCTCAATCCGGGGAACACCGACCGGCCGGATAGGCGGCTGCCCACACTTCGTTAA